From the genome of Luteibacter rhizovicinus DSM 16549:
ACCGTGTCGCTGGTGCTGCGTGGCAGCCCCCTGGTCAATTCGGCCACCCGCGCGCGGGTCGAGGCCGAGCTGAAGCGCCAGGGCTATGTCTACAACCGGGCCGCAGCCAACCTGCGCCGGCGTACCTCCTCGAGCATCGGCCTGGTCGTCAACGACCTGGGCAACCCCTTCTTCGCCGAATTCGCCGCCGGGGCCGACGAAGCCCTGGCCAGCGCGGGTTACGTGACCCTGCTTGGCAATACCGGCGAATCGCCGGAGCGCCAGCAGGCGGTGCTCAATTCCCTGGTCGAGCACGGTCCGGCGGGCATCATCCTGTCCCCGGCCGAGGGCAGCGAAGGCGAACGTGTCCTGGCCGCGGTCGGCATGCATACGCCCCTGCTCGTCTTCAACCGCGAACTGCCCGACGACGACGGCACCCATCGCTGGGACACCCTCGAGATGGACAACGAGCACGGCGCCCGCCTTGCTACGGAACATCTCATCGGCCTGGGCCATCAGCGGATCGCCTTCTTCGGTGGGCATCGCGAGTCGAGCTCGGTGGAGCAGCGTCGTCGCGGCTACGCCAGCGCCATGAGCGCGGCCGGCCTGAAGGTCGATCCCGCGTGGATGATCGAAAGCGCACCCACCCGCCTCGAAGCCGCACGCCAGACCGGCGCGCTCTTCGCGCGCGATCCCGCGCCCACCGCGGCGGTTTGCTACAACGACGCCGTTGCGCTGGGC
Proteins encoded in this window:
- a CDS encoding LacI family DNA-binding transcriptional regulator, coding for MPRITPQRRKVTLADIALGCDVSRATVSLVLRGSPLVNSATRARVEAELKRQGYVYNRAAANLRRRTSSSIGLVVNDLGNPFFAEFAAGADEALASAGYVTLLGNTGESPERQQAVLNSLVEHGPAGIILSPAEGSEGERVLAAVGMHTPLLVFNRELPDDDGTHRWDTLEMDNEHGARLATEHLIGLGHQRIAFFGGHRESSSVEQRRRGYASAMSAAGLKVDPAWMIESAPTRLEAARQTGALFARDPAPTAAVCYNDAVALGLMLGLTKRGRRPGEDFALTGFDDVAEASVCVPPLTTVAVDPRGLGRRSAELILERLRNPETDTASTIAPVRLVVRESSCPPSSP